A part of Cryptococcus tetragattii IND107 chromosome 3, whole genome shotgun sequence genomic DNA contains:
- a CDS encoding 60S ribosomal protein uL23 — MAPSKTAGKAAAKPQDVKAKAAKKAALKGTQSTSVRKVRTSVTFHRPRTLRLPRAPKYPRKSVHHLPRMDQFRTIQHPLNTESAMKKIEEHNTLVFIVDLKANKRNIKDAVKKLYDVEAAKVNTLIRPDGRKKAYVRLTADFDALEVANKIGFI; from the exons ATGGCCCCTTCTAAGACCGCCGGAAAGG CCGCTGCCAAGCCCCAAGATGTCAAGGCCAAGGCCGCCAAAAAGGCCGCCTTGAAGGGCACCCAGTCCACCTCCGTCCGAAAGGTCCGAACTTCCGTCACCTTCCACCGACCCCGCACCCTCCGTCTCCCCCGTGCTCCCAAGTACCCCCGAAAGTCtgtccaccacctccccaGGATGGACCAGTTCCGAACTATCCAGCACCCTCTCAACACTGAGTCTGctatgaagaagattgaggagcACAACACTTTGGTCTTCATTGTTGACCTCAAAGCCAACAAGAGGAACATCAAGGACGCTGTTAAGAAGCTTTACGACGTCGAGGCCGCCAAGGTCAACACCCTCATCCG ACCGGACGGTAGGAAGAAGGCTTACGTTCGATTGACCGCCGACTTCGACGCTCTTGAGGTTGCCAACAAG ATCGGCTTCATCTAA